The DNA region ACCAGATCGCTGCGATCGACGGCCGTGTCGCTATCCAGCAGAATCCCTTGCTGCGCAACAGCCCACGAACCTGGTCGAGAGCATCCGACAGCCGCTGCGGGTGGAACGGCCGCTCGGAGCGAAAGGTCATCGACCCGATTCCGTACTCCTCGGTTTCCGGCGTGTGGCCGTTGGCGAGCTCTTCATCCCACCCAGGGGTTTGAGCTGCGGCGATCGGATCGAAAAGCCCCGTCGCGAGGACCTGGTCGAGATCGACCACCCCGTCGCGGGTCCTGATCAGCTTCGCGGTGGGATTGAGGCGACGCAGCAATGCCTCGACGGCACCGAGCTGCTGGGGTTTGACCAGATCGGTCTTGTTGAGCAGCAGCACATCTGCGAACTCGACCTGGTCGGTGAGCAGATCGGCGATGCTCCTGGCATCCCCCTCGCCGGCAGCCATCCGCCGGTCGGCCAGCGCCTCACCCTTGGCGAGTTCGGTGAGGAACGTCGAGGCGTCGACGACCGTCACCATGGTGTCGAGTGTGGCGAGTTGCCCCAGCTGGAATCCGTCCTCGAACTCCCACTCGAAGGTGGCTGCGACCGGCATCGGTTCAGAGATGCCGGTGGACTCGATCACCAACTGGTCGAAGCGGCCCTGACGGGCAAGCGCGCCGACCGCCTCGATGAGGTCCTCACGCAGCGTGCAGCAGATGCAGCCGTTGGTGAGCTCGACCAGCTTTTCCTCCGTCCGATCGAGGTGTCCCTGTCCGGCCACGAGTGCCGCGTCGATGTTCACCTCACTCATGTCGTTGACGATCACGGCGACCCGCCGGCCGTCCCGGTTCGCAAGAATGTGGTTCAGCAGCGTGGTCTTGCCCGCGCCGAGGAACCCGGAGAGGACGGTGACGGGCAACAGCGGGGAGGCGATGGTCATGAGCTTAATGATAATCATTGTCAATAAGAAAGCGCGAACTTGTTGCTCGTTTAGGCAAGATCTACTGGAAATGGTTATCGTTACCGGGTGATCATCTCGGCGTCCCCCAGGTTCGGTCTGCTCGTCGCGTCGCTCGTCCTTGCCGCGCCATTGGCGCTGTCAGCGTGTGGCAGCAGTGACGAGCCGGCTGCTTCCAGTCAAACCACGACGGGCTCCGGTGACGAATGCCCGGCGAGCCCGGTGGACGTCGTTGTCAGCGTCGACCAGTGGGGCGACATCGTGTCCCAGGTCGGGGGAGCGTGTGCCAACGTGACGACAGTGCTCGCCGGCTCCTCGGTGGATCCCCACGACTACGAGCCGGCACCGTCCGACGCGGTGCTCTTCGACGGCGCCCAACTCGTGGTGATCAACGGCGGGCACTACGACGAGTGGGCGGCGAAACTGGCCGCCACGTCGGCTCCGGACGCCCCTGTCATCAACGCGGTCGAGTCGAGCGGCTCCCACGAAGCGGAGGCGGGACATGATCATGAAGGGGAGGCGGGGCACGACCAGGAGGGCGAGGCCGGTCACGATCACGACGGGGAGGCGAACCCGCACGTCTGGTACAACCCGTCGACGGTGAACTCCGTCGCCGAAGCGGTGACCGCCCAGCTCAGCGAGTTGGCGCCCGACGCCAGAGGCTACTTCGAGGAGCGACACACCGCGTTCGAGAACGTGATGAGGCCCTACGTTGACGCCATCGCGACCATCAAGGCCGGCGCCGCCGGCAAGAGCTTTGCGGCCACCGAGAGTGTCTTCGACGATATGGCTGCAGCTCTAGGGCTGCAGAACCGGACGCCGGAGGGCTACCAGTTGGCATCGGCCAACGAGGCCGAGCCGACGCCGGCCGACCTCGATGCGTTCCTTCGGCTACTCGGCCAGCGCGGAGTCGATGTGCTGATCTACAACACCCAGACGGAAGGCTCGGTACCGGAACAGATTCGGGCCGCGGCCGAGGAGGCCGGAGTTCCGGTGGTGGAGGTCACCGAGACGGTGCCGCCCAACACGGAGTCCCTCCAGACCTGGCAGGTCGCGCAACTCGATTCTCTGGGTGAGGCACTCGGTGTCGGTGCATGACGTGCCCGCTGATCCGGCGCTGACGTTCACCGACGTCAGTGTCGTGCGCGGTGGCCGCACCATCTGGTCGGAGTCGACGCTGCAGGTCGATGCGGGCCGGTTCGTCGCCGTCATCGGATCCAACGGCGCGGGTAAGACCACCCTGCTCAAGGTGATCCTCGGCCTGCTTCCGGTCGCCACCGGTTCAGTGCAGGTCTACGGCGAGCGTCCCGGTGTGCTTAACGACGAAATCGGTTACGTACCACAGCATTACGAGGTCAATGCCAGTGAGGCGATCCGCGGTCGGGATGCCGTGCTGCTCGGGCTGAGCGGCCGGCGCTGGGGATTCGCCCGGCCCAGCGCCGACGACCGCCGGCGGGTCGACGAGGCTCTGACATGGGTCGAGGCCGGTGACATCGCCGACCGTCGACTGTCCGAACTCTCCGGCGGCCAACGCCAGCGGATCGCGCTGGCCGGCGCCCTCGTCTCCAAACCACGGATGCTGATCCTCGACGAGCCGTTGGCGTCGCTGGACCTGCGCAACCAGCACGAGATCGTGGCGCTGCTGGCCCGGCTCAAGCGTGAACTGGGTGTGACCGTCATCGTGGTGGCGCACGATCTGAACCCGCTGCTCGCAGTCCTCGACAGTGCGATCTACCTGCTGGACGGCCATGCTCACCACGCCGCGATCGATCGGGTGGTGGACTCCGAACTGCTCACCCATATGTACGGAACACCCATCAAGGTGGCACACACCTTGCAGGGTGAGCTCTACATGCGGGGCGTGTGATGACCGAGTCCCTGCTCGCCATCGGTTATCAGGACAACTGGCAGCAGATCCTCGGCTCGTCGTTCATGCGTAACGCGTGGCTCGGTGGGACCATCGTCGCGCTCTCCGCGGGTTTGATGGGCTACTTCATCGTCGTGCGAAATTCGTCGTTCGCAGCGCACGCACTGGCACACATCGGGCTGCCCGGTGCCACCGGCGCCGTGCTGCTCGGACTGCCGGCGGCGTTGGGGCTCGGCGTGTTCTGCGTCGGCGGCGCCCTGGTGATCGGGGCTCTGGGCAAGCGCGCCTCGGAGCGCGACGTCGCGACGGGCACGGTGCTCGCGTTCGCAACCGGGCTCGGCCTGTTCTTCAACTCGCTGGCCACCCGCAACTCGTCGACCCTGACCAACGTGCTGTTCGGGAACCTGCTGGCGATCACGTCGGATCAACTGCTGTCGTTCCTGGCGCTGCTGGTGCTCACGGCTGCCTGTATCGCGTTCGTCTTCCGTCCGCTGTTGTTCGCGTCGGTCAACAGCCAGGTCGCGGAGGCCAAAGGTGTTCCGGTACGGGGTCTGTCGATCGCCTTCATGGTGCTGCTGGGGATCACCATCACGATGGCCGTCCAGGCGGTGGGGACGCTGCTGTTGTTCGCCCTGGTCGTCACGCCGGCGGCCACAGCGCTCATCCTGACTGCCCGTCCGGTTCTCGCGATGGCCGTTTCGGCGGTCATCGGCCTGGTCTCGGTGTGGTCGGGGCTGGTGCTGTCGGCGATGTTCGATCTGCCACCGAGTTTCGTGATCGTGACGATCGCGTGCGGTGTCTGGTTCGTGGTCTGGGCGGGTGGCCGGATGCCGCGCCCGGGCCGTAGGTCCGCGGCACACTCCGCTGAGTCCACTAACCTCACAGAGCATGTCCAGGAGTCCGGCGCCGCGACGACGAGCGACCCTGGCATCTCTCGCAGCTGAGCTCAAGGTTTCGCGCACCACGGTGTCCAACGCGTACAACCGGCCCGACCAGCTGTCTGCCGAGTTGCGGGACCGCGTGCTGTCGACCGCCAAGCGCTTGGGTTACCCGGGCCCCGACCCGGTGGCCCGCTCGCTGCGCACCCGCCGGGCCGGCGCGGTGGGGCTGATGATCACCGAACCCCTCAATTATTGCTTCAGCGATCCGGCCGCGCTCGATTTTGTTGCAGGCCTTGCCGAATCGTGTGAGGAAGCCGGCCAGGGCCTCCTGTTGGTCGCTGTGGGTCCGAACCGGAGCGTCTCCGACGGGTCGGCGGCGGTGCTGGCCGCCGGGGTCGACGGCTTCGTGGTGTACTCCGCCTCCGACGACGATCCGTACCTTCCCGCTGTGCTGCAGCGTCAGCTGCCCGTCGTCGTGGTGGACCAGCCCAGGAACGTTCCGGGGGCCTCCATGGTCGGCATCGACGACCGCGCCGCGATGCGCAGCCTCGCCGACCATGTGCTGGAACTGGGGCATCGGGAGATCGGGTTGCTGACGATGCGCCTCGGCCGCGACTGGCCCCACGGAGGACCCGGGCCTGCCGTGGCGGACCCGCAGCGCCTCGAGACGCCGCAGTTCGACGTCCAGAACGAGCGCATCCGCGGCGTCTACGACGCGATGTCCGCCGCGGGACTCGACCCGGAGTCCTTGACCGTTGTCGAGAGCTACGAGCACCTGCCCAGTTCGGGCGGTGCCGGTGCCGACGTCGCACTGGAGACCAATCCTCGGATCACCGCACTGATGTGCACCGCCGATGTGCTGGCGCTGTCGGCGATGGATCACCTGCGCGCTCGCGGTATCTACGTGCCGGGTCAGATGACGGTGACCGGATTCGACGGTGTCCCCGACGCTCTGCAGCGCGGACTGACCACCGTCGTGCAACCCAGCATCGAGAAGGGCCGGCGCGCGGGCGCGCTGTTGCACAATCCGCCTCGGTCGGGACTTCCCGTCATCGAGGTGCTCGGAACCGAGGTGGTTCGGGGTCGAACGTCAGGCCCGCCGGCGTAGCGCGCTTTCGACGCGCCACCAACTGTTATTGCTGATCTGACAAATCGCGTCGCATGCCGAGCAGGTGTGTCAACGCCGCGGCGACGTCCTCCGGGGAATCGATGCGGAACCCGGCGAGCGTCTCTCCCGATCCGACCTTGACCCCGACGTCGGCGTCGCGCAGTCGCCGGAAGGCCCTCTCGTCGGTCACGTCGTCGCCGAAGAAGACCACCGCCGTCGCGTCGTGCTGATCGCGGAGGATGTTGATCGCCTCGCCCTTGTCGGTGGAGATCACCGCGAACTCGAGCACTGCCTTGCCCGTCGTGGCGTGCGCCTGCCATCCGGCCGCTGCGTCCCACGCCTCGGCCAGCGCTGTGTCACCGTCGGCCGGCGAGGCGTTACGGACGTGCAGAGCGACGCTGGCCGGTTTCGTCTCGACCGTCACTCCCGGCTTGTCGGACGCGATCGTGGTCAACACGTCGGTGATCGTCTGCAGCAACTCGACGTCGATCGGGTGGGAGAACCCCGAGTCGAACTCGGCACCGTGGCTACCGACCAGGTGCACCGACGACGGCATGGACGACAGCACCCGAAGGTCACCGAGCGCGCGACCGGAGATCAGTGCAGCGGAGGTGGCAGGAAGTTCGGCCAGTTCGATCAGCGCGCGGCCCGCTTCGGGCAGCGGCCTGGCATCGGCGGGGTTGTTGACGATCGGCGACAGAGTGCCGTCGAAATCCGAGGTGACCAGCAGTCGGGGAGACCTGGCGGCCAGATGCAGAGCCCTCGACAACTCGGGCGGCAGGTCGCTCACCCGTCAGATCTTAGGCTGGTCGCCGTCTCCGATGAGCAACCGCACGGCCAGATCCAGCCGCTTGCTGACGTCGGTGGCCGAGGCGCGCCGCGTCAGCCATGCCAGCAGGTTCGACAGCCACACGTCCGAGATGACCCGGGCGATGTGGTACTGGTCCTCGGTCGGTTCGCCGTCGCTCATCGCGCGCGCGAACATCGAGTCCATCAGCTTGCCGACGTGGTCGACCTCACCGGCTGCCGACGCGTCGGCGAAGACGAACGCCCGCGTCATCGCCTCGGTGAGCAGCGGATTGCGCTGCATGGCCCGATTGAGCTTGCCGACCATGATGTTGAGCCGCTGGTAGGCGGTCGCCCCCGCGGAAAGGGCCGCCCGGTCGGTCTTGGCGTCGATGCGCTCGAACTCCCGGCCCAGCGCGGAGACCAGCAGATGGACCTTCGACGGGAAGTACCGGTACAGCGTTCCCACCGCGACGTCGGCGCGCTCTGCCACCGCCCGCATCTGGACGGCTTCGTAACCACCCTTCGACGCGATCGCCAACGTGGCGTCCAGGATGCGTTTGCGCCGCTCGCGCTGAGCCTCGGAACCCAGTTCGGACTCGGTCAACACCGCGACGTTCATCACCTGGCGCGGTCGCGAGTCCGACCCGGCGCCGCGCGGCGGCGTCGGTGACGTGCCGGCAGACAACTCAGACGTCCCAGACATGCGTCGAGCGGCTCCTTCGTGATGCGGACTCGCCGAAAACGATACGCATACCGGCCCCCAATTTCTCACCTCGGTGTCCTGGAACACACCGCCGTGCCCTGCTGTGATGGCGGTCGACTTGACGGTCGAACGCTGGCACTATTAGAACACGTTCTAGTGGGAAGCACTCTCTTCTCCCTCAATCGCTAGGAGTCCTGGTGTCGGCTGTGTCCTCGAATTCCACCGCGACCATCACCGATGAGCAGTCCGCCGCGCGCGACCTGGTCCGTAGCTGGGCTTCCGGGTCGGCCGTGATCGACGCCGCGCGCGAGGTGGAGCAGGGGGATACCGCCGGGTGGCGGGCGGCGTACGACGGCCTGGCTCAACTAGGGATCTTCGGTGTCGCCCTGCCCGAGGAACACGGCGGCGCCGACGGCACCGTCGCGGATCTCTGCGCGATGGTGGAGGAAGCCGCGGCGGCGCTGGTGCCCGGACCGGTGGCGACGACGGCGCTGGCCACCCTGGTGCTGGACGGTTCGCACGTCGAGTTGCTCGAGGCGCTCGCCTCGGGCGGGCGCACCGCCGGGGTCGCGCTGACCGCCGAGTTGTCGTACGCGGACGGCCGCGTCTCGGGGAGCGCTCCTCAGGTGCTCGGCGCGGACGCCGGCGGGCTGCTGCTGCTGAACGCCGGGGACCGCTGGCTTCTTGTCGACGCCACCGCCGACGGTGTGACGGTCGAGGCGCTCAAGGCCACCGACTTCTCGCGCCCGTTGGCCCGGGTGGTTCTCGACGACGCTGCCGCCGAGGAGCTCCCGGTGTCCGCGCAGCGCGTCGTCGATCTCGCGGCGACCGTGCTGGCCGCCGAGGCGGCGGGCCTGGCCCGGTGGCTGCTCGAGACCGCGACCGACTACGCGAAGGTGCGTGAGCAGTTCGGCAAGCCCATCGGCAGCTTCCAGGCGATCAAGCACATGTGTGCCGAGATGTTGCTGCGCTCCGAGCAGGCCTCGGTAGCGGCGGCCGACGCGGCACTCGCGGCGGGCGAAGCCGACGACGAGCAGCTCTCGATCGCCGCCGCGTTGGCGGCCTCGGTCGGGATCGACGCGGCGAAGGCGAACGCGAAGGACTGCATCCAGGTCCTCGGCGGCATCGGGATCACCTGGGAGCACGACGCACACCTGTACCTCCGGCGTGCCTATGGCATCTCGCAGTTCCTGGGTGGACGGTCACATTGGCTGCGGCGGGTGGCGTCGTTGACGCAACAGGGGGTGCGGCGGAACCTGCAGATCGACCTGGCGTCGGTGGCCGATCTGAGGCCCGAGATCGCTTCTGCGGTCGCCGAAGTCGCCGCAACGCCGGCGGAGAAGCGGCAGATCGCTCTTGCCGAGACCGGCCTGCTGGCGCCGCACTGGCCCCGACCGCATGGACGGGCGGCGGGCCCGGCCGAGCAGCTGCTGATCGATCAGGAGTTGGCCGCGGCCGGGATCGTGCGACCCGACCTGGTGATCGGGTGGTGGGCGGTGCCGACGGTCCTCGAGCACGGCAGCCCGCAGCAGGTCGAGCAGTTCGTCCCTGCGACGCTGCGTGGCGAGTTGATCTGGTGCCAGCTCTTCAGCGAGCCCGGCGCGGGGTCCGACCTGGCTGCGCTACGGACGAAAGCTGTTCGCGCCGATGGCGGTTGGAAGGTCACGGGGCAGAAGGTCTGGACCTCGTCCGCGCAGAAGGCGCACTGGGGGGTGTGTCTGGCCCGTACCGACCCCGATGCCCCGAAACACAAGGGCATCACCTACTTCCTGATCGACATGACGTCGCCGGGCATCGTGATCCGGCCGCTGCGCGAGATCACCGGCGACGAACTGTTCAACGAGGTGTTCTTCGACGACGTGTTCGTGCCCGACGAGATGGTGGTCGGCCAGGTCAACGACGGGTGGCGGTTGGCTCGCACCACGCTGGCCAACGAGCGGGTGGCGATGGCGCAGGGCACCGCGCTGGGCAATCCGATGGAGGAGCTGCTGCGTGTGGTCTCCGAGCTCGAAGCCGATGGCGCGCAACAGGATCAGCTCGGCGCGCTGATCGTCACCGCGCAGGTCGGTTCGTTGCTCGACCAGCGCATCGCCCAGCTCGCGGTGGGCGGCAAGGATCCCGGGTCGCAGGCCAGTGCGCGCAAGCTCATCGGCGTGCGGTACCGGCAGGCACTCGCCGAGTTCCGGATGGATCTGTCCGAGGGCGCCGGTGCGGTCGACAACAGCGAGGTTCACGACTTCCTGAACACCCGGTGCCTCACCATCGCCGGCGGCACCGAGCAGATCCTGCTGACCATGGCGGGCGAACGGCTGCTCGGCCTGCCGCGCTGACGGACTGCTGCTAGCTGAACGTCGTCTGCGAGCAGGCGGGCGGCGAGGCGAGGTTCACGCCCGCGTACACCACCTGGATCTGCGAGCAGACGATGTAGTCGGCGTCCAGCTTGGGCTGGCCGGTCGCCCAGTCCGTGGGCCACGTGGTGCCACGGAGCTGATACTTCTCGACCGGGCCGCCGCCGAAGTAGATGGTGGTGAACTCAACGGGGCCAATGGATTTGAACATCCGGGTGTTGGCTGCGTCGAAATCGGAATCCAGGTAGACGTCACGGTCCATCGACCGAAGGGTCGTGGATTGGCGGGCCCACAGGTCGTCGGGGAAACCGATCGGGCCCTGGGGGGTCAGCAGATTCGCCCTGGCGGTGAAGAAGCACTGATTGGTGGCGCGCACGCAGTCCGCGCTGGTGTGGACTTCGAGTGTGTCGACTGCGTTCACCGGGATCGACGCGACCGCGGTGTCGACCGCCGCCGAGGACGTGGCGGTGGGAGTGACGAGGGCGAGGGCCAACCACGCAGTCGCACCTATAGCGGACAGTCGAGCAAATCGTTTCACGTGTTCCTCCCGGTGGCGCGAATGGTAGCCCGAGGCTCACTCGTCGTAGGTGACTTCTACCGAATCGGAGCGCGGGTGCGCCTGGCAGGCCAAGATCAAGCCCTCGTCGAGGTCCTGCTGCTCGAGGACGTCGTTGACCTCCATCTCGACGTCGCCGGACTTGGTCAGAACCGCGCACGCGCCGCAGTGTCCTTCGCGGCACGAGAACGGCGCGTCCAGCCCTCGGTCGAGCAGCACGTCGAGCAGCTTTGCCTTGCGTGGCCAGGATACTTCGTGGGTGTCACCGTCCAGCGTCACGACCGCGGTGGCCGGGCCTTCGTCGCTGTCGTCCTCCTCGATCACCACGGTGGCGAACGGGTCGGACTCCAGGGACTTGAACACCTCGATGTGCACCCGGTCGGTCGGAGTCCCCGCCGACTTCAGCGCCTCCTCGGTCGCCGCCATGAACGGTCCGGGACCGCAGATGAACGCTTCGCGTGCGCTGTAGGGGGCCACGAGTTCGGCCAGCGCGGTCGCGCTGGGCAAACCCTGCACCGACTCCAGCCAGTGCAGGACGGTCAACCGGTCGGGGTATTTCGCCGCCAGTTCGCGCAGCGTCGTGGCGAAGATGACGGAGTTCTCGTCGCGGTTGGCGTAGACGAGTGTCACCTTGCCGCCGCCCTCGGTCAGCGCGGACTTCAGGATCGCCATCATCGGCGTGATCCCACTACCGGCGGCGAGCAGCAGGAAATCGGTGTCCAGCGTCTTGGGCACGAAGGTGCCCGACGGGGCAAGTACGTGCATCCTCATGCCCGGGTGGGCGTTGTCGCACAGCCAGTTGGAGGCGTAGCCGTCGACGGTGCGCTTGATCGTGACGGTCAGCGGATCACCGGTGAACGGTGAGCTGCACAGCGAGTAACACCGGGCCACCGAACCCGTTCGATCGCTGGGCACCCGCAGCGTCAGGAACTGACCGGGTGCGTGGCGCAGTCGGTCGGCGGCGATCGCGACGCCGTCGGGGGCCTTGAACACCAGCGAGCGGGCGTCAGCGGTCTCCTCGATGACGTCGGCCACCTCGAGCTCGAGCACGTGGCTGCCGAGCGGCTCGTCCGTCACTAGATGGCCCTCCCTCGCATCGATAACTAGAACAGGTTACAGAAATGCATGTGCGCTGGTCCAGCCACCACAGCAATGCGCTACTCGACACAAATCGTAACGTGTTCTAATCTTTGTCCTAACGATCAGTTCTTCGCGCAAGCACTCATCGCCAGGTCCCAGTCTCCAGGAGGCAATTCCGTGACGTCCATTGAACAGCGTGACGTGCAGGCGGTCCTCGCCGGCATCGACGATCTGCTGCCGCGGATCGCCAAGCGCGCCCAGTCCGCCGAAGAACTCCGCCGCCTTCCCGACGACACCGTCAGCGAACTCGACGAGGTGGGCTTCTTCAAGCTCCTCCAGCCCGAGCAGTGGGGCGGCCTGCAGTGCGACCCGACCGTGTTCTACGAAGCGGTCCGCCGCATCGCCAGCGCGTGCGGATCGACCGGATGGGTGTCGTCCATCATCGGCGTGCACAACTGGCACCTGGCGCTTTTTGACCAGCAGGCGCAGGACGAGGTGTGGGGCAGCGATTCGACCGTGCGGGTGTCGTCCTCCTACGCCCCGATGGGTGCAGGCACCGTCGTCGACGGCGGATACCTGGTGAGCGGCGCGTGGCAGTGGTCCTCCGGCTGCGACCACGCGACCTGGGCGTTCCTCGGCGGTCCGGTGATCAAGGACGGCAGGCCGGTCGATTTCGGCAGCTTCCTGATCCCTCGCAGCGAGTACCGCATCGACGACGTCTGGCACGTGGTCGGTTTGAAGGCCACCGGCAGCAACACCGTCGTCGTCAAGGACGTGTTCGTGCCCAGGCACCGGTTCCTGTCCTACAAGGCGATGAACGACCGCACCGCCGGAGGGTTGGAGAACAACACCGCTCCGGTCTACAAGATGCCCTGGGGCACAATGCATCCCACCACCATCTCGGCCCCCATCATGGGAATGGCCTACGGCGCGTACGACGCCCACGTCGAGCACCAGGGCAAGCGGGTGCGTGCCGCCTTCGCCGGAGAGAAGTCCAAGGACGATCCGTTCGCGAAGGTGCGTATCGCCGAGGCGGCCAGCGACATCGACGCCGGCTGGCGGCAGCTGATCGGCAACGTCGCCGACGAGTACGCGTTGCTGAAGGCGGGCGAAGAGATCCCGTTCGAACTGCGCGCCCGGGCCCGTCGTGACC from Mycobacterium sp. DL includes:
- a CDS encoding GTP-binding protein — translated: MTIASPLLPVTVLSGFLGAGKTTLLNHILANRDGRRVAVIVNDMSEVNIDAALVAGQGHLDRTEEKLVELTNGCICCTLREDLIEAVGALARQGRFDQLVIESTGISEPMPVAATFEWEFEDGFQLGQLATLDTMVTVVDASTFLTELAKGEALADRRMAAGEGDARSIADLLTDQVEFADVLLLNKTDLVKPQQLGAVEALLRRLNPTAKLIRTRDGVVDLDQVLATGLFDPIAAAQTPGWDEELANGHTPETEEYGIGSMTFRSERPFHPQRLSDALDQVRGLLRSKGFCWIATRPSIAAIWSQAGPNMVIEPAQYWSTTEIAPSQEIVFIGVRLDRPRLTALLESAVLTDDEMAHGEETWMRFPDPLPQWGVPHEHGA
- a CDS encoding zinc ABC transporter substrate-binding protein, coding for MIISASPRFGLLVASLVLAAPLALSACGSSDEPAASSQTTTGSGDECPASPVDVVVSVDQWGDIVSQVGGACANVTTVLAGSSVDPHDYEPAPSDAVLFDGAQLVVINGGHYDEWAAKLAATSAPDAPVINAVESSGSHEAEAGHDHEGEAGHDQEGEAGHDHDGEANPHVWYNPSTVNSVAEAVTAQLSELAPDARGYFEERHTAFENVMRPYVDAIATIKAGAAGKSFAATESVFDDMAAALGLQNRTPEGYQLASANEAEPTPADLDAFLRLLGQRGVDVLIYNTQTEGSVPEQIRAAAEEAGVPVVEVTETVPPNTESLQTWQVAQLDSLGEALGVGA
- a CDS encoding ABC transporter ATP-binding protein — translated: MSVHDVPADPALTFTDVSVVRGGRTIWSESTLQVDAGRFVAVIGSNGAGKTTLLKVILGLLPVATGSVQVYGERPGVLNDEIGYVPQHYEVNASEAIRGRDAVLLGLSGRRWGFARPSADDRRRVDEALTWVEAGDIADRRLSELSGGQRQRIALAGALVSKPRMLILDEPLASLDLRNQHEIVALLARLKRELGVTVIVVAHDLNPLLAVLDSAIYLLDGHAHHAAIDRVVDSELLTHMYGTPIKVAHTLQGELYMRGV
- a CDS encoding metal ABC transporter permease, which gives rise to MTESLLAIGYQDNWQQILGSSFMRNAWLGGTIVALSAGLMGYFIVVRNSSFAAHALAHIGLPGATGAVLLGLPAALGLGVFCVGGALVIGALGKRASERDVATGTVLAFATGLGLFFNSLATRNSSTLTNVLFGNLLAITSDQLLSFLALLVLTAACIAFVFRPLLFASVNSQVAEAKGVPVRGLSIAFMVLLGITITMAVQAVGTLLLFALVVTPAATALILTARPVLAMAVSAVIGLVSVWSGLVLSAMFDLPPSFVIVTIACGVWFVVWAGGRMPRPGRRSAAHSAESTNLTEHVQESGAATTSDPGISRS
- a CDS encoding LacI family DNA-binding transcriptional regulator yields the protein MSRSPAPRRRATLASLAAELKVSRTTVSNAYNRPDQLSAELRDRVLSTAKRLGYPGPDPVARSLRTRRAGAVGLMITEPLNYCFSDPAALDFVAGLAESCEEAGQGLLLVAVGPNRSVSDGSAAVLAAGVDGFVVYSASDDDPYLPAVLQRQLPVVVVDQPRNVPGASMVGIDDRAAMRSLADHVLELGHREIGLLTMRLGRDWPHGGPGPAVADPQRLETPQFDVQNERIRGVYDAMSAAGLDPESLTVVESYEHLPSSGGAGADVALETNPRITALMCTADVLALSAMDHLRARGIYVPGQMTVTGFDGVPDALQRGLTTVVQPSIEKGRRAGALLHNPPRSGLPVIEVLGTEVVRGRTSGPPA
- the otsB gene encoding trehalose-phosphatase, whose protein sequence is MSDLPPELSRALHLAARSPRLLVTSDFDGTLSPIVNNPADARPLPEAGRALIELAELPATSAALISGRALGDLRVLSSMPSSVHLVGSHGAEFDSGFSHPIDVELLQTITDVLTTIASDKPGVTVETKPASVALHVRNASPADGDTALAEAWDAAAGWQAHATTGKAVLEFAVISTDKGEAINILRDQHDATAVVFFGDDVTDERAFRRLRDADVGVKVGSGETLAGFRIDSPEDVAAALTHLLGMRRDLSDQQ
- the kstR gene encoding cholesterol catabolism transcriptional regulator KstR; amino-acid sequence: MNVAVLTESELGSEAQRERRKRILDATLAIASKGGYEAVQMRAVAERADVAVGTLYRYFPSKVHLLVSALGREFERIDAKTDRAALSAGATAYQRLNIMVGKLNRAMQRNPLLTEAMTRAFVFADASAAGEVDHVGKLMDSMFARAMSDGEPTEDQYHIARVISDVWLSNLLAWLTRRASATDVSKRLDLAVRLLIGDGDQPKI
- a CDS encoding acyl-CoA dehydrogenase; the encoded protein is MSSNSTATITDEQSAARDLVRSWASGSAVIDAAREVEQGDTAGWRAAYDGLAQLGIFGVALPEEHGGADGTVADLCAMVEEAAAALVPGPVATTALATLVLDGSHVELLEALASGGRTAGVALTAELSYADGRVSGSAPQVLGADAGGLLLLNAGDRWLLVDATADGVTVEALKATDFSRPLARVVLDDAAAEELPVSAQRVVDLAATVLAAEAAGLARWLLETATDYAKVREQFGKPIGSFQAIKHMCAEMLLRSEQASVAAADAALAAGEADDEQLSIAAALAASVGIDAAKANAKDCIQVLGGIGITWEHDAHLYLRRAYGISQFLGGRSHWLRRVASLTQQGVRRNLQIDLASVADLRPEIASAVAEVAATPAEKRQIALAETGLLAPHWPRPHGRAAGPAEQLLIDQELAAAGIVRPDLVIGWWAVPTVLEHGSPQQVEQFVPATLRGELIWCQLFSEPGAGSDLAALRTKAVRADGGWKVTGQKVWTSSAQKAHWGVCLARTDPDAPKHKGITYFLIDMTSPGIVIRPLREITGDELFNEVFFDDVFVPDEMVVGQVNDGWRLARTTLANERVAMAQGTALGNPMEELLRVVSELEADGAQQDQLGALIVTAQVGSLLDQRIAQLAVGGKDPGSQASARKLIGVRYRQALAEFRMDLSEGAGAVDNSEVHDFLNTRCLTIAGGTEQILLTMAGERLLGLPR
- a CDS encoding ferredoxin--NADP reductase, encoding MTDEPLGSHVLELEVADVIEETADARSLVFKAPDGVAIAADRLRHAPGQFLTLRVPSDRTGSVARCYSLCSSPFTGDPLTVTIKRTVDGYASNWLCDNAHPGMRMHVLAPSGTFVPKTLDTDFLLLAAGSGITPMMAILKSALTEGGGKVTLVYANRDENSVIFATTLRELAAKYPDRLTVLHWLESVQGLPSATALAELVAPYSAREAFICGPGPFMAATEEALKSAGTPTDRVHIEVFKSLESDPFATVVIEEDDSDEGPATAVVTLDGDTHEVSWPRKAKLLDVLLDRGLDAPFSCREGHCGACAVLTKSGDVEMEVNDVLEQQDLDEGLILACQAHPRSDSVEVTYDE
- the hsaA gene encoding 3-hydroxy-9,10-secoandrosta-1,3,5(10)-triene-9,17-dione monooxygenase oxygenase subunit — translated: MTSIEQRDVQAVLAGIDDLLPRIAKRAQSAEELRRLPDDTVSELDEVGFFKLLQPEQWGGLQCDPTVFYEAVRRIASACGSTGWVSSIIGVHNWHLALFDQQAQDEVWGSDSTVRVSSSYAPMGAGTVVDGGYLVSGAWQWSSGCDHATWAFLGGPVIKDGRPVDFGSFLIPRSEYRIDDVWHVVGLKATGSNTVVVKDVFVPRHRFLSYKAMNDRTAGGLENNTAPVYKMPWGTMHPTTISAPIMGMAYGAYDAHVEHQGKRVRAAFAGEKSKDDPFAKVRIAEAASDIDAGWRQLIGNVADEYALLKAGEEIPFELRARARRDQVRATARAISSIDLLFESAGATALQTDAPVQRFWRDAHAGRVHAANEPERAYLIFGNNEFGLPPQDTMV